Proteins from one Aspergillus nidulans FGSC A4 chromosome VIII genomic window:
- a CDS encoding 3-oxoacid CoA-transferase (transcript_id=CADANIAT00001181): protein MADTLITAIARRGAENIHSLTAVSNNAGAPGKGGLSTLTQSGQVDRLIISYLGNNKALEKKYLTGNIAIELCPQGTLAERLRAGGAGIPAFYTATGAHTFLQDGRIPVRVDASGNVLEHGKPRETRVFNNKTYLMETALTGDVAILRAWKVDEAGNCVFRYTTKAFGPIMAKAATLTIVEAENIVPVGSIDPNDVDLPGIFVDRIVPSTAEKQIEIRKLRQSQEDGSTAAGVSPAIIQRNRIAKRAAKELKQGYYVNLGVGIPTLAPSMLPEGVKVWIQSENGILGMVRQERRGNRTDIINAGKETVTLLPGAATFDSTESFGMIRGGHVDVSILGALQVFKGMGGAMDLISNPDQTKIVVATSHTAKDGLPKIVTECSLPLTGANCVSTIVTELCVFQVDRQKGELTLTELAPGVDVNEVREKTGAPFHVADKLEVME, encoded by the exons ATGGCAGATACTCTGATAACCGCAATTGCTCGACGAGGGGCCGAAAATATCCACTCACTCACTGCAGTCTCGAACAATGCCGGCGCGCCAGGCAAAGGTGGCCTCTCTACCTTGACACAGTCCGGGCAGGTTGACCGACTTATCATATCGTACCTTGGAAATAATAAAGCGCTAGAGAAGAAATACCTTACAGGGAACATCGCTATTGAGCTGTGCCCTCAAGGAACCTTGGCGGAGCGCCTCCGTGCGGGGGGTGCTGGAATTCCTGCTTTCTACACTGCTACAGGGGCTC ATACCTTTCTTCAGGATGGCAGAATTCCTGTGCGTGTCGATGCATCTGGCAATGTGTTGGAACATGGCAAACCGCGGGAGACAAGGGTTTTCAACAACAAGACATACTTGATGGAGACTGCGCTTACCGGCGACGTCGCCATTCTCCGCGCGTGGAAGGTAGACGAAGCTGGAAACTGCGTTTTCCG CTACACCACCAAGGCATTCGGGCCTATTATGGCCAAAGCAGCAACCCTTACCATTGTCGAGGCCGAGAACATTGTTCCAGTTGGTTCAATTGATCCCAACGATGTTGACCTGCCTGGTATCTTTGTGGATAGGATTGTTCCTTCGACAGCTGAGAAGCAAATCGAGATCAGGAAACTCCGACAATCGCAGGAAGATGGCTCTACGGCAGCAGGTGTATCGCCGGCTATCATTCAGAGAAACCGAATTGCAAAAAGAGCAGCTAAGGAACTCAAGCAGGGGTACTATGTGAACCTGGGAGTCG GCATTCCCACACTCGCACCGTCGATGCTGCCTGAGGGTGTCAAGGTGTGGATTCAATCGGAGAATGGCATCCTTGGAATGGTAAGGCAAGAGCGGCGCGGTAATAGAAC GGACATTATCAATGCGGGTAAAGAGACCGTTACCTTGCTGCCAGGCGCTGCAACTTTCGACAGCACAGAGTCCTTTGGGATGATAAGGGGCGGACACGTTGATGTTTCAATCCTAGGG GCTCTTCAA GTCTTTAAAGGGATGGGCGGAGCTATGGATCTAATCTCAAACCCCGACCAAACCAAGATTGTCGTCGCAACCAGTCACACAGCGAAAGATGGCTTACCCAAAATTGTCACAGAATGCTCTCTTCCACTGACAGGGGCTAACTGTGTCAGCACGATCGTCACGGAGCTG TGCGTTTTCCAAGTCGACCGCCAAAAGGGCGAGCTTACCCTGACCGAGCTTGCGCCTGGAGTGGACGTTAATGAAGTGCGGGAAAAGACGGGGGCACCATTCCACGTTGCGGATAAACTGGAGGTTATGGAGTAG
- a CDS encoding uncharacterized protein (transcript_id=CADANIAT00001182) yields MEGPASAGHQRASHSRQAACLNCRKSKIRCDRSQGEISCDKCRHAGLECVVPTHHVGRQKGVKNKRKGLEKALHQIEQAIKRPRTSRPAVEAAQKVLSDLQDLLTQTQLQQARDDSKDLSEDSDQQEPLHFPHGSNSGESLALDDAENPLQLLARASDLQLSPKDVRNTAMWPLLATSQPATGVSGVVQDNVTAAKSFFVPVRASLDIGPDMDPIDIGLVTLPEAESLFTFFYENLAHTRWGLDPLIHTVEFVRSKSAFLFTSIMATTALFLPSAAAISKRLSRHSKFLANKVMQERFRSVEIVLAFMVNVPWMAPGACLGDDDACSYIAMALTVALDLSLNKIVLPSTSFDSGLARRLAKADCIDARRALQIDGFEEVDPASNWGRRLLRRRERAWIALFVLERGVCLARGRSYTVPSTALTENCDRWHVSDLADFRDGAMNSMAILRRNLVNIRPIFTLSDIIIKTMIECFYTEWYEAWAPEIGEGQCQFGHPSHLTFKSVLIPQARALPPYVEILVTHTQLSTYGGVINHPTAPIEVKRFFRAAGLSSALNVMRAAIQGEGRLKSMPNNTVIMISFAACSALSLSSMPTDSNSSLAPSVRNLIEETAGVLERIGSTPSHRNGASVLYGRFLRELVRRTPAALDSQPQSDPRISHTEALPSTTLDAFSAISSPVQQSFAPSMFWSEPMQFSAMSDDQIIDAVNRAGTAFGASVPDVPLDDLMSWNWLDIANPEFNL; encoded by the exons ATGGAAGGTCCGGCATCAGCAGGTCATCAACGGGCATCACATAGCCGCCAAGCCGCATGCCTTAACTGCCGGAAGAGCAAGATAAGATGTGACCGCAGCCAAGGAGAGATTTCTTGTGACAAGTGCAGGCATGCTGGCTTGGAATGTGTTGTCCCAACTCATCATGTCGGAAGACAGAAGGGCGTGAAGAA CAAACGCAAAGGCCTAGAAAAAGCACTGCATCAGATAGAACAGGCCATCAAACGGCCAAGGACCAGTCGTCCAGCTGTTGAGGCTGCGCAGAAAGTCCTTTCGGATCTTCAGGATCTGCTGACGCAGACTCAGCTACAACAGGCCCGGGACGATAGCAAGGACCTTTCCGAGGACTCCGACCAACAAGAACCCTTGCATTTCCCTCACGGCTCCAACTCTGGCGAAAGTTTGGCGCTGGACGATGCAGAAAACCCTCTACAGTTACTTGCGCGTGCCTCAGATCTCCAGCTGTCTCCAAAAGATGTACGGAATACAGCAATGTGGCCTTTGTTGGCAACCTCGCAGCCAGCGACGGGCGTGTCGGGGGTCGTTCAGGATAACGTTACTGCTGCAAAATCCTTCTTTGTGCCAGTGAGAGCCAGCTTAGATATTGGCCCGGATATGGATCCTATAGATATTGGGCTTGTTACATTGCCTGAAGCTGAATCTCTTTTCACCTT CTTTTATGAAAACCTCGCGCATACCAGGTGGGGACTCGATCCTCTGATTCATACTGTCGAATTTGTTCGCTCTAAATCAGCCTTTCTTTTCACGTCCATCATGGCTACCACTGCCCTGTTTCTGCCGTCTGCTGCAGCAATATCCAAACGACTATCTAGACATAGCAAATTCTTGGCCAATAAGGTGATGCAAGAAAGGTTCAGGTCAGTCGAAATTGTCCTGGCTTTCATGGTCAATGTTCCCTGGATGGCACcgggggcttgtttgggCGATGATGACGCTTGCTCTTACATTGCCATGGCCCTGACAGTGGCACTGGACCTCTCCCTGAACAAGATTGTATTGCCATCGACGAGCTTTGACAGTGGCCTTGCACGGAGGCTTGCTAAAGCTGATTGCATAGATGCAAGAAGGGCTCTGCAAATAGATGGATTCGAAGAGGTTGACCCAGCCTCGAATTGGGGCAGAAGACTGTTACGAAGGCGAGAAAGGGCTTGGATAGCACTATTCGTCCTAGAGCGAGG TGTCTGCCTGGCCCGGGGGAGGAGCTATACAGTGCCGTCGACGGCCCTGACTGAGAATTGCGATCGATGGCATGTCTCAGACCTTGCAGATTTTCGCGACGGCGCCATGAATTCAATGGCCATACTCCGAAGAAACTTGGTAAACATTCGACCCATCTTCACCCTATCCGATATAAT AATCAAGACAATGATAGAATGCTTCTATACCGAATGGTACGAAGCTTGGGCGCCAGAAATCGGAGAGGGTCAATGTCAGTTTGGTCATCCCAGTCATCTAACCTTCAAGTCGGTGCTAATTCCTCAAGCACGCGCCCTTCCCCCATACGTAGAAATCCTGGTGACGCACACACAGCTTTCGACTTACGGCGGCGTAATAAATCACCCTACAGCACCTATTGAAGTCAAACGATTCTTCCGTGCAGCTGGcctttcttcagctttgaACGTTATGCGAGCCGCAATTCAAGGCGAAGGGAGGTTAAAGTCAATGCCAAACAATACCGTCATCATGATTTCCTTTGCTGCGTGCTCTGCGCTGAGTCTCAGTTCAATGCCAACCGATAGCAATTCTAGCTTAGCCCCAAGTGTCCGGAACCTAATTGAGGAAACTGCTGGAGTCCTTGAAAGGATCGGAAGCACACCCAGTCATAGGAATGGGGCATCTGTGCTCTACGGGAGGTTCTTGCGTGAGCTTGTTCGACGTACACCGGCCGCTTTGGACTCGCAACCTCAGAGTGATCCTCGCATTTCACACACAGAAGCACTCCCATCAACAACTTTGGATGCGTTTAGCGCTATTTCTTCACCGGTCCAACAAAGCTTTGCGCCTTCTATGTTCTGGTCCGAGCCCATGCAGTTCTCGGCTATGTCTGACGACCAGATCATTGATGCTGTCAATCGAGCCGGCACTGCTTTTGGCGCGAGTGTTCCAGATGTTCCACTTGACGATCTGATGAGTTGGAACTGGCTCGATATAGCCAACCCGGAGTTCAATTTGTGA
- a CDS encoding protein didB (transcript_id=CADANIAT00001183), which translates to MVRKDPIFEARTNVKLHSNRLKKEAARAEATFKSEKAKADKAMKNREFQIARIHASSAVREKRRQVTLKAEAARADVIINELKAAQSTRDTSRTLALASRGLDAASKSVNLETLVSHANNFLARSEDFKIASNAIEDVAQGVSMQEYGAEGEADVDRLMEQLADDAGVDLRLALEQDSAPKEDVKEQTKVDADVEDGLGARLRALRAAN; encoded by the exons ATGGTTCGGAAGGATCCCATTTTCGAAGCTCGTACCAATGTCAAA TTACACTCAAATCGCCTGAAAAAGGAAGCCGCTCGCGCAGAGGCGACATTCAAATCCGAGAAAGCGAAAGCTGATAAAGCAATGAAGAACCGTGAATTTCAGATAGCCCGGATTcacgcctcctccgccgtgCGCGAGAAACGACGACAGGTCACTTTAAAAGCGGAAGCGGCTCGTGCAGATGTCATCATAAATGAGTTGAAGGCCGCTCAGAGTACTCGCGACACATCGCGTACTCTTGCACTGGCATCACGTGGCTTAGATGCCGCATCCAAGAGTGTAAATCTCGAGACTCTAGTATCGCACGCAAACAACTTTCTTGCTCGCTCTGAGGACTTCAAGATTGCCAGCAATGCTATTGAAGATGTGGCTCAAGGCGTCTCGATGCAAGAGTACGGGGCGGAGGGTGAAGCGGATGTTGATCGTCTAATGGAGCAGCTCGCCGATGATGCGGGTGTAGATTTGCGACTTGCTTTGGAGCAGGATTCTGCGCCAAAGGAGGATGTCAAGGAACAGACGAAGGTTGATGCAGATGTCGAAGATGGCCTGGGTGCCAGGTTGCGAGCCCTACGGGCCGCAAACTGA